A single genomic interval of Nonomuraea rubra harbors:
- the sucC gene encoding ADP-forming succinate--CoA ligase subunit beta yields the protein MDLFEHQAKELFADYGIPVPRGIVAHTVEEVRSAAEELTGRVVVKAQVKTGGRGKAGGVKVADDAADAVTKAEAILGMDIKGHTVHKVLIEEASAIAEEYYFSFLLDRANRTFLAICSAAGGMDIEEVAHTSPEKVAKVPVSALTGIDRAKAREIAQAGGLPEKALDGAAELIEKLWCCFVDEDATLVEVNPMILSADGQVKALDGKVTLDDNAGFRQADHEALADKAAEDPLEAKAKEKDLNYVKLDGNVGIIGNGAGLVMSTLDVVAYAGEAFPGKPSPANFLDIGGGASAEVMAAGLEIILSDPSVKSIFVNVFGGITACDAVANGIVSAFKLLESRGEAVTHPLVVRLDGNNALLGRQILADAALPRVELVDTMDEAAKRAAELAAVGA from the coding sequence GTGGACCTGTTCGAACATCAGGCGAAGGAGCTCTTCGCTGACTACGGCATCCCTGTGCCGCGCGGCATCGTCGCCCACACTGTGGAGGAGGTCCGGTCGGCCGCCGAGGAGCTGACCGGCCGCGTTGTCGTCAAGGCTCAGGTCAAGACCGGCGGCCGCGGTAAGGCCGGCGGCGTGAAGGTGGCCGACGACGCCGCCGACGCCGTGACCAAGGCCGAGGCCATCCTCGGCATGGACATCAAGGGCCACACGGTCCACAAGGTCCTCATCGAAGAGGCCAGCGCGATCGCGGAGGAGTACTACTTCTCCTTCCTGCTCGACCGCGCCAACCGCACGTTCCTCGCGATCTGCTCCGCCGCCGGCGGCATGGACATCGAAGAGGTCGCCCACACCTCCCCGGAGAAGGTCGCCAAGGTGCCGGTCTCCGCCCTGACGGGCATCGACCGCGCCAAGGCCCGCGAGATCGCCCAGGCCGGCGGCCTGCCGGAGAAGGCGCTCGACGGCGCCGCCGAGCTCATCGAGAAGCTCTGGTGCTGCTTCGTCGACGAGGACGCCACGCTCGTCGAGGTCAACCCCATGATCCTGTCGGCCGACGGCCAGGTGAAGGCCCTCGACGGCAAGGTCACCCTCGACGACAACGCCGGCTTCCGGCAGGCCGACCACGAGGCCCTGGCCGACAAGGCCGCCGAGGACCCGCTCGAGGCCAAGGCCAAGGAGAAGGACCTCAACTACGTCAAGCTCGACGGCAACGTCGGCATCATCGGCAACGGCGCGGGCCTGGTCATGTCCACCCTCGACGTGGTCGCCTACGCCGGCGAGGCGTTCCCCGGCAAGCCGTCCCCCGCCAACTTCCTCGACATCGGCGGCGGCGCCTCGGCCGAGGTGATGGCCGCGGGCCTGGAGATCATCCTCTCCGACCCGAGCGTCAAGTCGATCTTCGTGAACGTCTTCGGCGGCATCACCGCCTGCGACGCCGTCGCCAACGGCATCGTCTCGGCGTTCAAGCTGCTGGAGAGCCGCGGCGAGGCCGTGACCCACCCCCTGGTGGTCCGCCTCGACGGCAACAACGCCCTGCTCGGGCGGCAGATCCTGGCCGACGCCGCGCTCCCGCGCGTCGAGCTGGTAGACACGATGGACGAAGCGGCCAAGCGTGCCGCCGAGCTCGCTGCGGTAGGTGCGTGA
- a CDS encoding glutamate--cysteine ligase produces MGRDVPVVVFSREDRRKYREKVHRCLDVFAQMLRESRFEFEHPLAGLEIELNLVDSHGEAAMRNAQVLAAIAQPDWATELGQFNVEINIEPQDLAGDGALRLENDVRARLNHAEERARSEGGHLVLIGILPTLREQDIGEGTLSANPRYRLLNEQIFAARGEDLHLSIEGVERLDTHADSVAPEAACTSVQLHLQVSPDTFAAHWNAAQAIAGAQVAVAANSPYLFGRELHRETRIALFEQATDTRPAELKAQGVRPRVWFGERWITSVFDLFEENVSYYPALLPLCDDEDPRAELERGRIPQLHELTLHNGTVYRWNRPVYAVVNGVPHLRVENRVLPAGPSVADIAANAAFYYGLMRVLPYDERPIWSQMSFKAAEDNLGAAARHGLDARLYWPGLGEVPAAELILRRLLPMAREGLATWGVRGTVADRLLSVIEGRCLSGRTGASWQVDRVRARAASGDDRHEALRGMTLEYIERMHTNEPVHTWDV; encoded by the coding sequence ATGGGCAGGGACGTGCCGGTGGTCGTGTTCAGCAGGGAAGACCGCCGGAAATATCGGGAAAAAGTCCACAGATGCCTCGACGTCTTCGCCCAGATGCTGCGCGAATCACGTTTCGAGTTCGAGCACCCCCTGGCAGGTCTGGAGATCGAGCTCAACCTCGTGGACTCGCACGGCGAGGCGGCCATGCGCAACGCCCAGGTGCTCGCCGCGATCGCGCAGCCGGACTGGGCGACGGAGCTGGGCCAGTTCAACGTCGAGATCAACATCGAGCCCCAGGACCTGGCGGGCGACGGCGCACTGCGCCTGGAGAACGACGTCAGGGCCCGGCTCAACCACGCCGAGGAACGCGCCCGCTCCGAGGGCGGCCACCTCGTTCTGATCGGCATCCTGCCCACCCTGCGCGAGCAGGACATCGGCGAGGGCACGCTCTCCGCGAACCCGCGCTACCGCCTGCTCAACGAGCAGATCTTCGCGGCCAGGGGCGAGGACCTGCACCTGTCCATCGAGGGCGTCGAACGCCTCGACACGCACGCCGACAGCGTCGCCCCCGAGGCGGCCTGCACCAGCGTGCAGCTCCACCTCCAGGTCAGCCCCGACACGTTCGCCGCCCACTGGAACGCCGCCCAGGCCATCGCGGGCGCGCAGGTGGCCGTGGCGGCCAACTCGCCGTACCTGTTCGGCAGGGAGCTGCACAGGGAGACCAGGATCGCGCTGTTCGAGCAGGCCACGGACACGCGGCCGGCGGAGTTGAAGGCGCAGGGCGTACGTCCCAGGGTGTGGTTCGGAGAGCGGTGGATCACGAGCGTTTTCGACCTGTTCGAGGAGAACGTCAGCTACTACCCTGCCCTGCTGCCCCTCTGCGACGACGAGGACCCGCGCGCCGAGCTCGAACGCGGCCGCATCCCCCAGCTCCACGAGCTGACCCTGCACAACGGCACCGTCTACCGGTGGAACCGACCCGTGTACGCGGTGGTGAACGGGGTGCCGCACCTGCGCGTGGAGAACCGCGTGCTGCCCGCCGGGCCCTCCGTGGCCGACATCGCGGCCAACGCCGCGTTCTACTACGGGTTGATGCGCGTGCTGCCGTACGACGAGCGTCCGATCTGGAGCCAGATGTCGTTCAAGGCCGCCGAGGACAACCTCGGGGCGGCGGCGCGGCACGGGCTGGACGCGCGGCTGTACTGGCCGGGGCTGGGCGAGGTGCCGGCGGCGGAGCTGATCCTGCGGCGGCTGCTGCCCATGGCCAGGGAGGGGCTGGCCACGTGGGGCGTGCGCGGGACGGTAGCGGACCGGCTGCTGTCCGTCATCGAGGGCCGCTGCCTGTCAGGACGTACGGGGGCGAGCTGGCAGGTCGACAGGGTACGGGCGCGGGCCGCCTCCGGAGACGACCGGCACGAGGCGTTGCGGGGCATGACACTGGAGTACATCGAGCGCATGCACACCAACGAACCCGTACACACCTGGGACGTTTGA
- the galE gene encoding UDP-glucose 4-epimerase GalE yields MRVLISGGAGYIGSTIASACLDAGIDPVILDSLVTGRREFADGRVFYEGDISDGPLIDKIFAENPDIEAVIHCAALIVVPDSVADPIGYYRANVAKSLEFVDHLLRNGCTRMIFSSSASIYRTGADHTVDEESPLDPQSPYARTKAVCEGMFADIASGRPIRILSLRYFNPIGADPRMRTGLQLRRPSHALGKMIEAYEGGVPFRITGTEWPTSDGTGIRDYIHVWDLATAHVAALRRFDELEADVINLGTGAGTTVRELVDAFNRVVERPIEVVEAPARPGDVAGAYTRSDRAHRLLGWQARYSVEEGIRHSLEWAGIRDSRLG; encoded by the coding sequence ATGCGCGTTTTGATTTCTGGTGGGGCGGGATATATCGGCAGCACGATCGCGTCGGCGTGCCTGGACGCCGGGATCGATCCCGTCATTCTGGACAGCCTCGTGACGGGCCGGCGGGAGTTCGCCGATGGGCGGGTGTTCTATGAGGGGGATATCAGCGACGGCCCGCTGATTGACAAGATATTCGCCGAGAATCCGGATATCGAGGCCGTCATCCACTGCGCGGCTCTCATCGTGGTCCCCGACTCCGTGGCCGACCCCATCGGCTACTACCGCGCGAACGTCGCCAAGAGCCTCGAGTTCGTCGACCACCTGCTCCGCAACGGCTGCACGCGGATGATCTTCAGCTCCTCCGCGTCGATCTACCGCACCGGCGCCGACCACACGGTGGACGAGGAGTCCCCGCTCGACCCCCAGAGCCCGTACGCGCGGACGAAGGCGGTCTGCGAGGGCATGTTCGCCGACATCGCCTCCGGGCGGCCCATCAGGATCCTGTCCCTGCGCTACTTCAACCCGATCGGCGCCGACCCCAGGATGCGTACGGGCCTGCAGCTCCGCCGTCCCAGCCACGCCCTGGGCAAGATGATCGAGGCGTACGAGGGCGGCGTCCCGTTCCGGATCACCGGCACCGAATGGCCCACGAGCGACGGCACCGGCATCCGCGACTACATCCACGTCTGGGACCTGGCCACCGCCCACGTGGCGGCACTGCGGCGCTTCGACGAGCTGGAGGCCGACGTGATCAACCTGGGCACCGGCGCGGGCACCACGGTGCGCGAGCTGGTCGACGCGTTCAACCGCGTCGTCGAGCGCCCCATCGAAGTCGTCGAGGCCCCGGCCCGCCCCGGCGACGTGGCCGGCGCCTACACCCGCAGCGACCGTGCCCACCGCCTGCTGGGCTGGCAGGCCCGCTACTCGGTCGAGGAGGGGATCAGGCACTCACTGGAGTGGGCGGGCATCCGCGACTCCCGGCTGGGCTGA
- the sucD gene encoding succinate--CoA ligase subunit alpha — MAIWLTENSKIIVQGMTGGEGTKHTRRMLASGARVVGGVNARKAGTTHEGLPVFGTVKEAMEATGADVSVVFVPPKFTKDAVKEAIDAEIPLCVVITEGVPVHDSTEFWAYAVEKGNKTRIIGPNCPGIASPGASNAGIIPADITTAGRIGLVSKSGTLTYQLMYELRDFGFSTAVGIGGDPVIGTTHIDALQAFQEDPGTDAIVMIGEIGGDAEERAAAYIEQHVTKPVVAYVAGFTAPEGKTMGHAGAIVSGSAGTAQAKKEALEKVGVRVGKTPSETARLMREIMQTR; from the coding sequence ATGGCCATCTGGTTGACTGAGAACAGCAAGATCATCGTTCAGGGCATGACCGGTGGCGAGGGCACCAAGCACACCCGCCGCATGCTCGCCTCCGGCGCCAGGGTCGTCGGCGGCGTGAACGCCCGCAAGGCCGGCACCACGCACGAGGGCCTGCCCGTGTTCGGCACGGTCAAGGAGGCCATGGAGGCCACCGGCGCCGACGTGTCGGTCGTGTTCGTGCCGCCGAAGTTCACCAAGGACGCGGTCAAGGAGGCCATCGACGCCGAGATCCCGCTCTGCGTCGTGATCACCGAGGGCGTGCCGGTGCACGACTCCACCGAGTTCTGGGCGTACGCGGTCGAGAAGGGCAACAAGACCCGCATCATCGGCCCCAACTGCCCCGGCATCGCCTCGCCCGGCGCCTCCAACGCCGGCATCATCCCCGCCGACATCACCACCGCCGGCCGCATCGGCCTGGTCTCCAAGTCCGGCACGCTCACCTACCAGCTCATGTACGAGCTGCGTGACTTCGGCTTCTCCACGGCCGTGGGCATCGGCGGCGACCCCGTGATCGGTACCACGCACATCGACGCCCTCCAGGCGTTCCAGGAGGACCCGGGCACCGACGCCATCGTGATGATCGGCGAGATCGGCGGCGACGCCGAGGAGCGGGCCGCGGCCTACATCGAGCAGCACGTCACCAAGCCGGTCGTGGCCTACGTGGCGGGCTTCACGGCGCCCGAGGGCAAGACGATGGGCCACGCCGGAGCCATCGTGTCCGGCTCCGCCGGCACCGCCCAGGCCAAGAAGGAGGCCCTGGAGAAGGTCGGCGTCCGCGTCGGCAAGACCCCCTCCGAGACGGCCCGCCTGATGCGCGAGATCATGCAGACCCGCTGA